The following coding sequences are from one Roseinatronobacter monicus window:
- a CDS encoding helix-turn-helix transcriptional regulator: MSDEALIRRIYDCALNPADWAAVMQDIAQHSGAIGAIIFDVVLDRTGQEQVCLQTCSSVYDPAEIEGYLARFNAEELRDQGIFARLSSQGEDVELLRCDRLTDSRAALEAQPNVQAMIASGVYYRAGALLCKDSLRMDRFALQSSRRQGPLTESALSWASVMLRHVAKAQSIGRAFRELHLRGAMLESVLGALPFGVAVVTGGRDILLRNPEFERLAEASGLAAPRDPTRLSPRALSRLPDIQRQLTGIEAHGTRGTRPRLEAGFMPLTEGAAQGLFVELSPLTRHPDLDRFGPSAYLMCALDSSRAHSIDLERLQRFFPLTASELAVLDLVARGHTNPEIADLRGRALETVNSQVKTIIRKTGSRNRTEMVRVAVGLSVGGVV; encoded by the coding sequence ATGAGTGACGAAGCCCTGATCCGCCGAATTTATGACTGCGCCCTGAACCCGGCCGACTGGGCTGCGGTGATGCAGGATATCGCGCAGCATTCGGGTGCGATCGGCGCGATAATCTTCGATGTCGTCCTCGACCGGACAGGGCAAGAGCAAGTGTGCTTGCAAACCTGCTCGTCGGTTTATGATCCGGCCGAGATCGAAGGGTATCTCGCTCGGTTCAACGCCGAAGAACTGCGCGATCAAGGCATTTTCGCACGGCTGTCGTCGCAGGGTGAAGATGTGGAACTGTTGCGCTGTGATCGTCTGACCGACAGCCGCGCCGCACTGGAGGCCCAGCCCAATGTGCAGGCCATGATCGCAAGTGGCGTGTATTACCGGGCTGGGGCGCTGTTGTGCAAGGACAGCCTGCGGATGGACCGTTTCGCGCTGCAATCGAGCCGGCGGCAAGGGCCGCTTACCGAGTCCGCCCTGTCATGGGCCTCGGTCATGCTGCGCCATGTGGCCAAGGCGCAATCCATCGGGCGGGCCTTTCGGGAACTGCATCTGCGCGGGGCGATGCTGGAATCGGTTCTGGGGGCCTTGCCCTTTGGGGTCGCGGTGGTGACAGGTGGGCGCGACATCTTGCTGCGCAACCCAGAATTCGAACGTCTGGCCGAAGCCTCGGGCCTTGCCGCGCCGCGCGACCCGACGCGCCTGTCGCCGCGCGCCCTGTCGCGTCTGCCCGATATCCAGCGCCAGTTGACCGGGATCGAGGCCCACGGCACCCGCGGCACCCGCCCGCGGCTGGAGGCAGGCTTTATGCCCCTGACAGAAGGCGCGGCGCAGGGCCTGTTCGTGGAACTTTCGCCCCTGACCCGCCACCCCGATCTCGACCGCTTCGGCCCTTCGGCCTATCTGATGTGCGCGCTGGATTCGAGCCGCGCCCACAGCATCGACCTTGAGCGCCTGCAACGCTTCTTTCCGTTGACGGCGTCAGAACTGGCGGTGCTGGACCTTGTGGCGCGCGGCCATACCAACCCTGAGATCGCCGACCTGCGCGGCCGTGCGCTGGAGACGGTGAATTCCCAGGTCAAGACGATCATCCGCAAGACCGGCAGCCGCAACCGCACCGAAATGGTGCGCGTGGCGGTGGGGCTGTCTGTGGGCGGCGTCGTGTGA
- a CDS encoding S8 family serine peptidase, with the protein MRILALFMLVGLTGLTPVAKADTAEIARLRAENAALRAEVLRLRSAPQSCASLAETETALAGALRKLGRERAALDLARLHAPGGPGPLPPELLSARVPGQYIVELAQAGLASPSDLEQGFGLPVGSVLHVYGRVLNGFSVRGSPDLAARLDNDPRVVRVAQDGFIFPAQVSAPALASGPPEDTAFRPEVTVWVFDSGIRATHDLVAGRTAPGFTSIRNGIGTEDCNGHGTHIAAMIGGHRIGRTDRAELVSVKVMDRDNYGTVSTFLAGVEWVLNQPRRLELANLSLTRLEPDPPQTAWLDRGTEALIAAGIPVVTAAGNAGMDAALFSPARVAGAITVGAYEGNRIADYSNAGQAVAFYAEGRSRSADLSSLCALRDSTGTSNAAAHVSGIIAGLLADGTEVTNLRSVLKTIARPETTGAFAGEIERMVLADGLAVADFDEACDSVLSLPSPDAP; encoded by the coding sequence ATGCGAATTCTGGCGCTTTTCATGCTGGTTGGCCTGACAGGGCTTACACCTGTGGCCAAGGCCGATACAGCAGAAATCGCCCGGCTGCGCGCCGAGAATGCAGCGCTCAGGGCAGAGGTCTTGCGCCTGAGGTCCGCGCCCCAATCCTGTGCCAGCCTAGCCGAGACCGAAACCGCGCTGGCCGGGGCGCTGCGCAAACTGGGCCGAGAACGCGCGGCACTTGACCTCGCGCGCCTGCATGCCCCGGGCGGGCCGGGGCCTTTGCCACCCGAATTATTGTCTGCACGGGTGCCGGGGCAGTATATTGTCGAACTGGCGCAGGCGGGATTGGCCAGCCCCTCTGATCTCGAACAGGGGTTTGGCCTGCCGGTTGGCAGCGTGCTGCATGTCTATGGCAGGGTTTTGAACGGATTTTCGGTTCGCGGCAGCCCGGATCTTGCAGCGCGGCTGGACAATGACCCGCGCGTTGTTCGGGTGGCGCAGGACGGGTTCATCTTTCCGGCGCAGGTCTCTGCGCCCGCGCTTGCGTCCGGCCCTCCCGAAGACACAGCGTTTCGCCCTGAGGTCACGGTCTGGGTGTTCGACAGCGGCATCCGGGCCACGCATGATCTGGTCGCAGGGCGCACTGCGCCCGGCTTTACGAGTATCCGCAACGGGATCGGCACCGAAGATTGCAACGGACATGGCACCCATATCGCGGCAATGATCGGGGGGCACCGGATCGGGCGCACAGACAGGGCGGAACTGGTTTCGGTCAAGGTGATGGACCGCGACAATTACGGCACCGTGTCCACATTCCTCGCCGGTGTCGAATGGGTGCTGAATCAGCCGCGCCGGTTGGAACTGGCCAATCTGAGCCTGACACGGCTGGAACCAGATCCACCGCAGACCGCGTGGCTTGACCGGGGCACCGAGGCCCTAATTGCCGCGGGCATCCCGGTTGTCACGGCAGCAGGCAATGCAGGCATGGATGCGGCGCTGTTTTCCCCAGCACGTGTTGCGGGGGCAATTACCGTGGGGGCCTATGAGGGCAACCGGATTGCAGATTATTCCAACGCAGGGCAAGCCGTGGCGTTTTATGCCGAAGGCCGGTCTCGCAGTGCTGATCTCTCCAGCCTTTGCGCCTTGCGCGACAGTACCGGCACATCGAACGCAGCCGCCCATGTCTCTGGCATCATTGCAGGGCTGCTTGCGGATGGAACCGAAGTCACCAACCTGCGAAGTGTTTTGAAAACCATTGCCCGGCCTGAAACAACGGGCGCTTTCGCAGGCGAAATTGAGAGAATGGTCCTTGCAGACGGCCTTGCAGTCGCAGACTTCGACGAAGCTTGTGATTCGGTACTGTCGCTGCCAAGTCCGGACGCGCCTTGA